The following coding sequences lie in one Mercenaria mercenaria strain notata chromosome 5, MADL_Memer_1, whole genome shotgun sequence genomic window:
- the LOC123558840 gene encoding cytoplasmic FMR1-interacting protein-like, which produces MENQEESCDIQHAAPFQNIIPKPYIHIKETDSREDAEEKLMSTMKALEQKYQSLHVLDVIDKLGNTTQSKNVHMGDILTRERLCVGLSMFDVILKRVQTFFDDPVWHGPTPANGAISVEDSIEFHRLWSAVQYVFCVPVRETEHTVEAMFGDSLNWAGCAIIVLLGQQKRFQALDFCYHILELNRLDKQEETVEGIHLKKMIDRIWKFKLLNSQIFDVLNKYLKSWTISGKQRIHCFEPPKFESQPNQDESHKLQNSM; this is translated from the exons ATGGAG AACCAGGAAGAATCTTGCGATATCCAGCATGCTGCTCCATTCCAGAATATCATACCTAAACCATACATACATATCAAAG AGACTGATAGCCGTGAAGATGCAGAAGAAAAGTTGATGTCCACCATGAAGGCCTTGGAACAAAAATACCAGTCATTACATGTACTTGATGTGATAGACAAACTTGGAAACACAACG CAAAGTAAAAATGTTCATATGGGTGACATTTTGACTCGGGAACGTTTATGTGTCGGCTTGTCTatgtttgatgtaattctgaaaCGAGTTCAGACGTTCTTTGACGACCCTGTGTGGCATGGCCCTACTCCGGCAAATGGTGCAATAAGTGTAGAAGATAGCATAGAGTTTCACAGACTATGGAGTGCTGTACAATATGTGTTCTGTGTACCTGTCAGGGAAACAGAACATACTGTAGA GGCAATGTTTGGAGACAGTTTGAACTGGGCTGGATGTGCAATTATTGTGTTGTTAGGGCAACAGAAAAGATTTCAGGCTCTGGACTTCTGTTACCACATCCTGGAACTTAATAGACTGGACAAACAGGAAGAAACTGTAGAGGGAATT CATCTGAAGAAAATGATTGACCGGATATGGAAATttaagctgttgaatagtcagatatttgatgttttgaacaaatatttgaaatcctGGACCATTAGTGGAAAACAACGCATACACTGCTTCGAGCCGCCGAAATTTGAATCTCAGCCAAACCAGGACGAATCTCACAAACTGCAGAACTCAATGTAA
- the LOC123556758 gene encoding cytoplasmic FMR1-interacting protein-like yields the protein MDTEEKFSLGDALKEIDVLTSLPLPDQQPCIEGVSVSVLYQTNFDTNFEDRAAYVSGVAKYVEEATVHADLNMLLEEGKEYAVTMYTWRCCSRAFPQVKNNEQENRKEICQHIVDVLDPGVSKLRKFMYFQKRAIDRFCGEVKRLCHKEKRNDFVSEAYLVTLGKFINMFAELDELKNMKSSINNDYAAYRRAVQHLGIIGDLAAMQESNNLSLFLATQNIIRDTLKNTLHTIPGYEDLFADIISICVHMYENKMYIEPNEKFMLVKVIAFGVFTMDNADNSIYKMEQKKKISTSKIDKILKQMEIVPLYGDMQVAPYVYIKRSVNFDSSKWQHCESDHPGPQSDILANLENIREEHMSYISQLSRHTNEASTTCREIPRTDAENKDLYDLALRGLKLLSAWSLHVTEMFSWKLSNPTDPHTSKECPESAEQYERATRYNYSKAEKATVIELVAMIKGLQLLMSRMESVFMDAIRRHIYAELQDFVQLELRDPIRKSIKKGHDVVKVILMAVRSTCADWLRGQEPSDDPAMIGKKDHDRDPFFIKVPRRNVGPSTTQLYMVRTMLESLIGDKNAGVNRSLKSHLDSKRILGFKNFHNKSFYWNYMLNLNESLHNCCNLGQLWYREFFLEMTMGERIQFPIEMSMPWILTDHILETKEPYMIEYLLYPLDLYNDSATDALTVFRQQFLYDEIEAEVDLCFDQFVYKLSDQIFAYYKRLAACIIMDKTYREECDILDIAVSHPRAHRYETLLKQRHVQLLGRSIDLNKLIAQTINNVIQNSLDIAISRFEAGDLTGIMELNGLVECNRLTHRLLKKFLPLDEFEDMFREANHTVTAPYGRITLHVFWELNHDFLPNYCYNSSTHRFVKTDVVFVPQTQREKPPNPSPTYLWGSKTLTNSFSCIYSLYAGFVGSPHFRVICRLLGYQDIAVVVEELLKIVEDKVKGPLQNFTTTLISVLPHNCRLPRSDYGSSGIVKFC from the exons GTCAAAAATAACGAGCAGGAGAATAGAAAGGAAATTTGTCAACATATAGTAGATGTGTTGGACCCTGGAGTATCTAAACTCAGGAAATTTATGTACTTTCAG AAAAGGGCAATAGATCGTTTCTGTGGTGAAGTGAAGAGACTCTGCCATAAGGAGAAGAGAAATGATTTCGTGTCCGAGGCCTACCTGGTCACGCTGGGCAAGTTTATCAACATGTTTGCTGAACTGGACGAGCTAAAAAACATGAAGTCTAGTATAAATAACGACTACGCAGCTTATAGAAG GGCTGTTCAGCACCTAGGTATTATTGGTGACCTTGCTGCCATGCAAGAATCAAACAACCTCTCCCTATTCCTCGCTACGCAGAATATAATCCGAGACACCTTAAAAAATACACTCCATACTATACCAGGATATGAGGATTTGTTTGCTGACATCATCAGTATATGTGTACACATGTATGAGAACAAAATGTACATTGAACCTAATGAGAAATTCATGCTCGTCAAG GTGATAGCATTCGGTGTTTTCACAATGGACAACGCTGACAACAGTATCTACAAAATGgaacaaaagaagaaaattagTACTTCTAAGATTGACAAAATTCTcaaa CAAATGGAAATAGTTCCTCTGTATGGGGACATGCAAGTAGCTCCATACGTGTATATTAAAAGGAGTGTGAACTTTGACTCTTCAAAATGGCAACACTGCGAGTCAGATCATCCGGGTCCACAGTCTGATATCCTTGCTAACCTAGAGAATATCAGGGAAGAACACATGTCATATATCAGTCAGTTATCTAGACACACAAATGAG GCGAGTACCACATGTCGAGAAATTCCAAGGACGGACGCTGAAAACAAGGACCTGTATGACCTGGCACTTCGCGGATTGAAGCTTCTGTCAGCATGGTCATTACATGTCACAGAAATG TTTTCCTGGAAATTATCAAATCCTACAGATCCCCATACGAGCAAGGAATGTCCTGAGTCTGCAGAACAATATGAAAGA GCCACCCGTTATAACTATAGTAAAGCAGAGAAAGCTACAGTGATCGAGCTTGTGGCCATGATAAAAGGATTACAGTTGTTGATGTCACGAATGGAGTCTGTCTTCATGGACGCTATACGAAGACATATCTACGCCGAGCTACAGGACTTTGTACAGCTTGAGTTGCGAGATCCTATCAGAAAATCTATCAAGAAAGGACATGATGTTGTAAAAGT TATTTTAATGGCCGTACGCAGCACTTGTGCTGACTGGTTAAGAGGACAAGAGCCCAGCGATGACCCTGCTATGATCGGGAAGAAGGACCATGATCGTGATCCTTTCTTTATCAAGGTTCCAAGGCGGAACGTCGGCCCATCCACTACTCAG TTGTACATGGTAAGAACAATGCTGGAATCTCTGATTGGTGACAAGAATGCAGGTGTGAACAGGTCGTTGAAAAGTCACTTGGATTCGAAGCGTATCTTGGGCTTTAAAAACTTTCACAACAAGTCCTTTTACTGGAACTACATGTTAAACCTAAACG AATCACTGCACAACTGTTGTAATTTGGGCCAGCTCTGGTACAGAGAGTTCTTCCTCGAGATGACAATGGGCGAGAGAATACAA TTTCCAATAGAGATGTCTATGCCATGGATATTGACTGATCATATACTGGAAACCAAAGAACCATACATGATTGA ATACCTCCTGTACCCATTAGATCTGTACAACGACAGTGCTACGGATGCACTTACTGTGTTCAGACAGCAGTTTCTCTATGATGAAATTGAGGCAGAG GTTGACCTGTGCTTTGATCAGTTTGTGTATAAACTCAGTGATCAGATATTTGCCTACTACAAGCGTTTAGCTGCctg TATCATCATGGACAAAACGTACCGTGAGGAATGTGATATCCTTGACATTGCTGTCAGTCACCCGAGAGCACACCGTTACGAGACCTTACTGAAGCAACGCCACGTGCAACTGCTCGGACGTTCTATAGACCTTAACAAACTGATTGCACAAACCATCAATAACGTTATACAGAACTCTCTTGACATAGCTATCTCAAGATTTGAGGCAGGGGACCTCACTGGAATAATG GAGCTGAACGGTCTAGTTGAGTGCAACAGATTGACCCACAGACTCTTGAAGAAATTTCTGCCTCTTGACGAGTTCGAGGATATGTTCCGTGAAGCAAATCATACCGTGACAGCGCCGTACGGTAGAATTACTTTGCACGTATTCTGGGAACTCAACCACGATTTCCTGCCAAACTACTGCTACAATTCTTCTACCCACAG GTTTGTTAAGACAGATGTGGTATTTGTGCCCCAGACACAGCGAGAGAAGCCGCCAAATCCCTCACCTACCTATCTCTGGGGATCAAAG ACACTGACCAACTCGTTCAGCTGTATCTACAGTTTGTATGCTGGGTTTGTGGGTTCACCGCATTTTCGGGTGATATGTCGGTTGCTGGGATACCAAGACATCGCTGTTGTTGTTGAAGAGCTGTTGAAAATTGTTGAAGATAAG GTGAAAGGACCACTGCAGAATTTCACTACAACACTTATTTCGGTCTTGCCACACAACTGTCGTCTGCCACGAAGTGACTACGGGTCCTCTGGTATagtaaaattttgttaa